From the genome of Frateuria soli:
CAACCAGAACGAGCGCAATGCCTACCTGCAGGGCGAGATCAAGCAACTGGACGAGCGCATCGCCAAGATCAAGGACCTGGAGAAGGTCCGCCAGCGCCTGCTCGCCCGCAAGCAGATCATCGAGCAACTGCAGGCCAACCGCTCGCAGATGGTCCACCTGTTCGACGAGCTGGTGAAGACGATCCCCGCCAGCGTCCGCCTGAGCAGCATGAAGCAGAACGCCGATTCGATGGTCCTGTTCGGCGTGGCGCAGTCCAACGCCAGCGTGGCCGAGTACATGCGCAACCTCGACGCCTCGCCCTGGATGGGCAACGCCGACCTGGACAAGACCGAGATCAAGTACCGTGCCGGGCGCATGCCCTACACCTTCGGCTTGCGCGTCAAGCTTAGCCAGCCCGCCGTGGAAGAGCCGGGCAAGACGTCCGTGCTGCTGCAGGATGACGGCGCACCCTCGGCGTCGGCGGCCAAAAAGGGGGCTGGCAAATGAAGTTCTTCGACGAATTGCGCAGCCTGGACCGCAACAACATCGGCGGTTGGTCCAAGTCGGTCAAGATCTTCTTCACCGTGCTGGTGTTCCTGATCGTGATGTTCCTGGGCTGGTACCTGCACGTCAGCGACCAGCAGGACTCCCTGGCGAACCTGGCCTCCAAGGAGGTATCGCTCAAGCAGGAATTCACCCAGAAGCAGGCCAAGGCCGTCAATCTCGAAGCGCTGCAGCAGCAGCTCGACGAGATGCAGGACATGCTGCGCCAGTTGCTGCGCCAGCTGCCCAGCAAGACCGAGATGCCCGAACTGCTGGTGGACATCTCGCAGACCGCGCTGGCATCCGGTCTGGAGATCCAGGTGTTCGACCCGGGCACCGAGCAGCCGAAGGACTTCTACGCCGAAGAGCCGATCAACCTCAAGCTCGTCGGCACCTACCACCAGTTCGGCAATTTCATCAGCGGCGTGGCCTCGTTGCCACGCGTGGTGATCCTCACCATGCATGACGTGTCGCTGTCCACGCAGCTCCCGATCGGTGCCAACGGCGAGCCGCCGGCAGGCGGGCAACTGGTGCTGGAAGGCACGGTCAAGACCTACCGCTACCTTGAAGACGAGGAGAGCGGCGAGGCCAAGCCCGCCAAGGGCAAGAGCAAGGCGAGGGGGCGCAAATGAGCAGGTTGAATGCCATCAGGCCCGCCCACGTGGCGCGGCTGCTGCTGATGCTCGGCGCCATTGTGTTGTTGGCCGGCTGTACCCGCGGCATGTCCGATCTGCGCGACTGGGTTGCCCAGGAAAAGAGCAAGAAGGGTGCACCGATCCCGCCGCTGCCGGTCATCAAGACGTTCGAGACTTTCCAGTACTCCGACGAAGGCAAGCGCGATCCGTTCAGTGCGAGCACGGCCGAGCTGCAGCCGAGCGGTCCGTCCAATGGACCGCGCCCCGACGAGGGCCGGCCCAAGGAGCCGCTGGAGATGTTCGCGCTGGACAGCCTCAAGATGGTTGGCACGGTCGGCACCGGTGCAGGCATCGAGGCACTGGTCAAGGACCCCGGCGGCGTGATCCATCGCGTCCACGTCAATGAGTACATGGGGCAGAACTACGGTCGGGTCACCGACATCGCGGAAGACCACATCGACCTGGTCGAGCTGGTCTCCAATGGCAATGGCGGCTGGATGGAACGTTCGGCCAGCATCGGGCTCGGCGACAAATGAACACAGGGGCTGACGCAATGAGCAACCACATTCAACCTGTCCGGGGCCGAGTCATGCGCCAAGCACGCCGCTGCCTGTTGACTGGCCTGCTGATGGCCGCCGCCGTATGGGCCGGCGATGCCGTGGCAGCCACCAACACGCTCAAGGGCATCAGTTACGACACGTTGCCGGGAGGGCGTGTCGAACTGCACATGAGTTTCGCCGGCGGTCCGCCGCAGCCGCGTATCTTCACCACGGGCAACCCGCCGCGCATCGCGGTCGATTTCGCCGACACCACCAACGCGGCGCCGCGCCACCTCGACATCGGCAAGGGCTCGACCTCGGGCGTCTCGGCGGTATCCGCCGGCGGCCGTACGCGAGTCGTGGTCGAACTGATGCGCGATGCCTCGTACGAGACGCGCGTGGACGGCAACGACCTGGTGATGACGGTCAACAACGGCACTGCCGCGCAGACCACCACCACCGCCTCGGCCGTCGACCCGACCAAGGCGCTGCCTTCGGCCATGAATGGCCCGTCGGTATCCGGCATCGATTTCCGGCGCGGCCCCAATGGCGAAGGCCGGGTGCTGGTCGGCTTCAGCGGCGCCGGTGCGGACGTGGACATGCATCGCGAGGGCGGCAAGCTCATCGTCACCATGAACCACGTGAAGCTGCCGGCCGAGCAGGCCCAGCGCCTGGACGTGCTGGACTTCGCCACCCCGGTGCAGTCGATCACCACCCGCGCCGGCATGGGCGGCGGCGCGCGCATGGAGATCGACGTCAAGGGCAACGTGGAGACCTCTTCCTACCAGACCGCCGACCAGTACGTGGTCGAGGTCGCACCCAAGAAGGACGCCACGAGCGACGGCCAGGCTGCCAAGGGCCAGCCGCCGGTCTACAGCGGCACCCGCGTGACCTTCAACTTCCAGGACATTCCGGTGCGTGCTGCGCTGCAGTTCATCGCGGAGATGTCCAAGAAGAATCTCGTCGTGGCCGACAGCGTGGGCGGCAGCGTCACCCTGCGGCTGGTTAATGTGCCATGGGACCAGGCCCTGGACGTGATCCTGCGCGCCAAGGGCCTGGACAAGCGCAGTGACGGCAACGTCATCTGGATTGCTCCGCAGCAGGAGCTGGCCAACTACGAACAGAACCTGGCCGAGGCGCGCCTGAAGGCCGAGGACACCGCCGAGCTCGTCACCGACTACGTGCCGATCAGCTACGGCAAGGCGGCCGACATCGCCAAGCTCCTTACCAGCGGCAGCAAGAGCGGTGCCGGTGGCGGCGGTGGCGGTAACCGCGGTTTCCTGTCTCCCCGCGGCAGCGTCTCGTATGACGAGCGCACCAACACCCTGCTTCTCAACGAGACGCCGGACAAGATCCGCGAGCTGCGCGAACTGATCGCCGTGCTCGACCGTCCGGTGCAGCAGGTGCTGATCGAGTCGCGCATCGTGGTTGCCACCGATGACTTCACCCGGGAACTGGGCGTGAAGTGGGGCGTGCAGGCGCTGCACACCACCAGCGGCGGCAACGTGATCACCACCGCTCCGCAGGGCGGCGCCAACGGCGCGGCCAGTCTGGCCATCGAGCGTGGCAACAACAACTCCGGCGCCGGCAATGCCTCGGGCGTGACCACGTACCAGACGGGCGCGGGTGGCTTCAACGTGAACCTGCCGGCGGCCAACCCGATGGGCAGCTTCGGCCTGGCGATCCTGGGCGCGAACTACCTCGTCGACCTGGAACTCTCCGCTGCGCAGACCGAGGGTCGTGGCGAGGTGATCTCCAGCCCGCGCGTGATCACCGCCAACCAGCAGGAGGCGGTCATCCGCCAGGGCCAGCAGATCGGCTACGTGACCTACCAGAACAGCGCCACCGGTTCGGCCGGCAGTGGCACCGCCACGGTGCAGTTCAAGGACGCCGTGCTGGAGCTGCGCGTGACCCCGACGATCACCGCCGACAGCCGCGTGTATCTGAAGATCAACGTCAAGAAGGACGCGCTGGCCAAGTTCATCGACGCCCCGGGCAGCGGCCAGGTGCCGCAGATCGACACCCGCGAGATCAACACCTCGGTGCTGGTGGACAACGGCCAGACGGTGGTGCTCGGTGGCATCTACGAGATCACCAAGGCCAACACCATCAGCAAGGTGCCGGGCCTGGGCGACATTCCCGGCCTGGGGGCGCTGTTCCGCAAGACGGTCAAGAACAACAACAAGGCCGAACTGCTGATCTTCGTGACGCCGCGCATCCTCAGCGAAACACTGCAGTAAGCGAACGATGCACGTAACAAAGGGCGGCCCTGGGCCGCCCTTTTTCTTTGGGCCTGCGGACGCGACCATGCGGACCGGCACACGCGGCGCCTGCACCGGCATGCCTAAACTTCCGGGCGTTGGCGCGGTCAGTACCGCGTTGCCTTCCCGGAATCGCTGATGGACACACCGCAAACCGCCGTTCCCAATCGCCTGCAGCAGGCATTCGTGCACCTGCGCGAGGACCTGCAGCGCGAGGTCATCGGCCAGCCGCACCTGATCGATTGCCTGCTGATCGCGCTGCTGGCCGACGGCCACCTGCTGGTCGAGGGTGCGCCGGGCCTGGCCAAGACCACCGCGGTCAAGGCACTGGCCGCGCGCATCGAGGCCGATTTCCACCGGGTGCAGTTCACCCCCGACCTGCTGCCGGCCGACCTCACCGGCACCGACGTGTTCCGCCCGCAGGCGGGCAGCTTCGAGTTCGAGCGCGGGCCGCTGTTCCACAACATCGTGCTGGCCGACGAGATCAACCGCGCGCCGGCCAAGGTGCAGTCGGCGCTGCTGGAGGCCATGGCCGAGCGCCAGATCACCGTCGGTCGCAGCACCTGGCGCCTGCCGGACCTGTTCCTGGTCATGGCCACGCAGAACCCGATCGAGCAGGAAGGCACTTTCGCGCTGCCCGAGGCCCAGCTGGACCGCTTCGTGATGCACGTGACCATCGGCTATCCGGATGCGGCCTCGGAGCTGGCAATCCTGAAACTGGCCCGCGAGCAGGCGCGCCGCGCGCTGCATCCGGCGGCGCCGCCGCGTGCGCTGCTCAGCCAGGCCGACGTGTTTGCCGCGCGTGACGCCGCGCTCGAAGTGCACGTGGCGCCGGCGCTGGAGGAATACCTGGCGCAGCTGGTTCTGGCCACGCGCGACGCCGGGCGCTACGGACCCGAGCTGAAGCGCTGGATCGCGTGGGGTGCCAGCCCACGCGCGACCATCGCGCTGGACCGCTGCGCCCGCGCCCATGCCTGGCTGGCCGGGCGCGACTACGCGTTGCCCGAGGACGTGCACGGGGTGGTACACGAAGTGCTGCGCCACCGCGTGCTGCTCAGCTACGAGGCAGAAGCAGAAGGCGTGCGCAGCGACCAGATCATCGACCGCCTGCTGGATCTCGTGCCGCTGCCGTGATGTCCGCCGTGCCCGCGCGCGCCGACGGCGACGGCCGCGCCACCGTATCGCTGGCCGAACTGCTCGCCTTGCGCACGCGGGTCGGTCGCGTGCGCCCGCTGCCGCTCGACAGCCGCGCCGCGCACGCCGGCCAGCAATCCAGCCGCCTTTACGGCCGCGGCATGGACTACGCCGAATCGCGTGTCTACCAGCCCGGCGACGACGTGCGTCGGCTCGACTGGCGACTCACCGCGCGCAGCGGTGAACTGCACACCAAGTTGTTCCAGGAGGAGCGCGAGGGCAGGTTGCTGATCCTGCTCGACACCCACGCGAGCATGCGCTTCGGCACCCGCGTGCGCTTCAAGTCGGTGCAGGCCGCACGCGCAGCTGCGCTGGCCGCCTGGTATGCGGTGCGCGCCGGCGAGCGCGTCGGGGCAATGGCCTTCGGCAACGGCCAGCACCTGCTCAAGCCGCGCGGCGGTGCGCGCGGTGCGGTGGCCCTGTGTGGCGCGCTGGCCGACTGGGATGTCGATGCCACGGCCGGCGGGGACGGCGAACCCCTGTCCGACGCCCTCGCTCGCGCGGGCCGCCTGCACGGCGCCAGCCGCGTCCTGCTGATCAGCGATGGCCTGAGCTGCGACGAGGCGGCACGCGGCCGCCTGCGCGAAGTGACGCGCCACGCCCGAGTCGCGGTGCTGGTGGTGGCCGATGCGCTCGAGCGCGACCTGCCGCCGCCCGGGCGCTACCCGTTCGAGCATGCCGGCGAGCGTCGCGAGGTCAGCCTCGAAGGCATGCGCCAGCGCAGCGAGTTCCAGCATGCGCTCGGTGCCGGCCAGGCGCGCCTGGTCGCGCTGGCCCAGTCGCTGGGGTTGCGCTGGCGCAGTATCGACACCGTGGCCGATCCGCTGGAAGCGATCTCGGCGTTGCTGGGTGCGAGGTCCGCCCGATGATCCGCTATCTGCCTGCTCCCCAGGGTCCGCAGTTGCGCGACATCCACCTCCCGCCGGCGCCGCCATGGTGGCCGCCCGCGCCCGGGTGGTGGCTGCTCGCGGCGCTCGTGCTGGGGCTGCTCGGCGTGGCCGCATGGCTGTCGCTGCGCGCACGGAAGCGGCGGCAGCGTCGGGCCCGCATCCTGGCCGAGGTCGATGCCCTGGCGAACCGCCACGCGGCCGACGCGCAGGCGTTGGCCGCCGGGCTTCATCAACTGCTGCGTCGCGTGGTGCGGACGCGGGACCCGGCCGCCGCACGGCTGAGCGGGGAGGCCTGGCGCGATGCGCTGGCACGCGTGCCGGTCGATGCGCCGACGCTGGAGCGCCTGCTCGCGCTGGAGCACGCCATGTACCGGCCGCAACCCTATGACACCCACGCCATGCAGGAGGCCGTGCGGCGCTGGCTGCTGGCGGCGCTCGCCGGGCAAGATCGGAGGACGCGCCGTGCCTGAGTTCGCCTGGCCCGACTTTGCCTGGCCCTGGGTGGCATTGCTGCTGCCGTTGCCGTGGCTGCTGCGCCGCTGGTTGCGTCCGTTGCCGCCAGGACAGGCCCTGCACCTGCCGCATCCGGGCGTCGCGCTGGCCGCCATCGAGCGGCAACCGGGCCGCGGCAAGGCCAACTGGTGGCTGGCGCTGGCCTGGCTGTGCCTGGTCGCCGCGGCGGCGCGCCCGCAGTGGGTCGGGCCGCCGCAGGCGCAGCAGCGCAGCGGGCGCGCGATGCTGCTGGCGATCGATCTGTCCGGCAGCATGCGCACCGAGGACATGCACGTGGCCGGACAGGGCGTCAGCCGCTTCGAGGCGGTCGAGACCATCGCCAGTGACTTCATCGCCCGCCGTGCCGGCGACGAGCTGGGCCTGGTGCTGTTCGGCAGCCGCGCCTTCCTGGTCACGCCACTGACCTACGACCTGGACGCCGTGCGCGCGCAGCTGAAGGGCTCGGCCGTCGGCCTGGCCGGCACCGAGACGGCAATCGGCGACGCGATCGCGGTGGCGGTCAAGCGCCTGGCGGGCCTGCCGCAGCAGGCCCGCGTGCTGGTACTGCTCACCGATGGCGTCAACAACGCCGGCAACATCGCGCCCGAACAGGCTGCCGCCGCGGCCAAGGCAGCCGGCGTGCGCATCTACACCATCGGCGTGGGCGCCACGCGGATGCGCGTGCCCGACTTCTTCGGCATGCGCCTGGTCAACCCGTCCGCCGATCTGGACGAGGCGATGCTGACCAAGATCGCCGAGGAGACCGGCGGGCGCTTCTTCCGCGCCACCGACACGCACGAACTGGCGGCCGCCTACCGCGCGATCGACGCGCTCGAGCCGATGCCCCGGCACGGTCCGGTGTTGCGCCCCCGCCACGAGCTGTTCCGCGTACCGCTCGGCGCGTCGATGTTGCTGCTGGCGCTGGCCCTCGCCTCTCGCGCGGGTGGACGGCGGGAGCGCCTGGCATGAGCGAGGCACTGCACCAGTTCCATTTCCTGCGGCCGCTCTGGCTGTGGCTGCTGCTGGCCCTGCCGCTGCTGGCATGGCTGGCCACGCGTGGGCAGGGCGCGCGGGCGCAACTGGAACAACTGGTCGATCCGGAGTTGCTGCCGCACCTGCTGTACGGCCGCGCACAGCGCCGCAGGGTACCGCCTGCCCTGCTGGGGCTGGGCTGGTTGCTCGCGGTGCTGGCGTTCGCCGGGCCGAGCTGGAGCCGCGTACCGCAACCGCTGTTTGCCGACCGTGCGGCGCAGGTGGTGGCGCTCTCGTTGTCCGAGCACATGCTGGCGCGGGATCTCACCCCGAGCCGGCTCGATCGCGCGCGCTACAAGGTGCGGGATCTCTTCGCCGCCAACCGTGGCGGGCTCAACGGCCTGATCGCCTACGCGGGCGAGGCGTTCGTGGTCGCGCCACTGACCAGCGACGCCAACAGCCTCGACGACCTCCTGGATGCGCTCTCGCCCGATACCATGCCGGTCGAGGGCGACAACGCCGCCGCGGCCATCGCGCGGGGCGTGGCGCTGATCCGCGACGCCAAGGTCGGTGGCGGCTCGCTGGTGCTGGTCACCGACGCCGCCGGACCCGATGCCCTGCAGGCCGCAAGCCAGGCCCGTGCCGATGGCGTGCGCGTGTCAGTGCTGGGGGTGGGCACGACCGCCGGCGGGCCGGTACCGCTCGCCGAAGGTGGTTTCCTGCGCGACGCAAGCGGCGAGGTCGCCATGGCCGGGCGTGACGATGCCGCGCTGGCGGCAGTCGCTGCGGCTGGCGGTGGCAGCTACGTCCCGATGCGTGCGGACCATGCCGACATCGACGCGTTGCAGGGCCAGTTGCGCACGGTGGGTACCGATCCGGCCACCGGCCAGACCAGCGCTCAGTGGGAAGACCGCGGCCCCTGGCTGCTGCTGCCGCTGCTGCCCCTGCTCGCGTTGGCCTTTCGTCGCGGCTGGCTGTTGCTGCTGCCGCTGGCGCTGGTGCCCCTGCTGGTTCCCACCCGCGCCGAAGCCGGCACCTGGCAGGACCTGTGGCAACGCCGCGACCAGCAGGCGGTGCAGGCGCTGCGCGAAGGCCAGCCGAAGCAGGCGCTCTCGCTCGCCCGCGATCCGGCGTTGCGTGGTGCCGCCGCCTACCGCGCCGGCGACTACGAGAAGGCGATCGACGCCCTGCAACCGATCGACACCTCCGACGCGCAGTACAACCTCGGCAACGCGCTGGCCAAGGCCGGCCAATACCAGGACGCGCTGGCCGCCTACGATCGTGCAATCGCACTCGATCCAGCCAATGCCGATGCCCTGGCCAACCGCAAGGCGGTCCAGGATTGGTTGCGCCGCCAGCCCCCGCCGCACGACCCTGGCGCCGACGCGCAGAACCAGAACGGCGGCAAGTCCTCGCAATCGAAGCAGGGCCAGGGCGACGAGCAGTCCAGCAAGGACAGCCAGGGTAACCGCCGCGGCGAGCAGCAGGACGGCAAGCAGGACAACCAGGGCCAGCAGGGGCAGGGCCAGCAGCAGCCGAACGCGCAGGGCAGCCAGGACGGTGCACGCGATGGCGAAAAGCGCGAGCAGCAGAGTGCCGCCCACCCGCAGACCGCGCAGGAGCGCGCCGAACAACAGGCACGCCTGGCGCGCGCGGGCCAGGCGCTCAAACAGCAGATGGATCGCGCGCTGCGCGACAAGGCCGGCGCCAAAGGCGGCGAGCACCAGCTCGGCGCGTTGGACAAGGACGACCCGCAGGCACGCCTGCCGGCCGAGCTGCGCCAGGCGCTGCAGCGCGTGCCGGACGATCCGGGCGCCTTGCTGCGGCGCAAGTTCGAACTGGAATACCGCCAGCGCCACGGGGTGGCGAATCCGGAGGACCTGCCGTGAGGCGATGGATCGCGCTACTCCTGCTCACCCTGCTGCCGATGCTGGCGCAGGCCGCGCAGGTACAGGCCTCGCTCGACCGCAACCAGGTGCAGTTGGGCGAAACGGTCACGCTCAACCTGCGCGTCGAGGGCGGTGGCCTGGCACAGGCGCCGGACCTGTCCGCGCTGGCGCCCGATTTCGAAGTGCTCGGCCGTTCCAGCAATACCAGCGTGAGCATCGTCAATGGCCAGCGCAGCGCGCGGTTCACCATCGGCATCGCGCTGCGCCCGACGCGCGCCGGCCAGCTGACGATTCCGTCGCTGGATGTTGCCGGCGGGCACACCCAGCCGCTCACGCTGACCGTCACGCCGCCCGATCCCCGCGCCGCGGCCAGCAGCGGCAAGGCCGTATTCCTCGAAGCCAGCGCGCAGCCGACCACGGTCCGCGTGGGCCAGCAGCTGCTCTTCACCGTGCGGCTGTATTTCGCCGGCAGCCTGAGCAGCGGCTCGCTGGAGGATCCGCGACTGCCCGGCGTCGACGCGCGCCGGCTGGGCGACGACCTGGACTACGACGTGGTGCGCGGCGGCCGCGCCTACCACGTGATCGAGCGCCGCTACGCGCTGATCCCGCAGCACGCGGGTACGATCGACATTCCGCCGTTGCAGTTCCAGGGCGAACTGATCGATCCGGCCGATCCGGACAGTTT
Proteins encoded in this window:
- a CDS encoding PilN domain-containing protein, translated to MAHINLLPWRAERRKQREREFFMQLGAAFVAALLVVLLWAFWMGMRIDNQNERNAYLQGEIKQLDERIAKIKDLEKVRQRLLARKQIIEQLQANRSQMVHLFDELVKTIPASVRLSSMKQNADSMVLFGVAQSNASVAEYMRNLDASPWMGNADLDKTEIKYRAGRMPYTFGLRVKLSQPAVEEPGKTSVLLQDDGAPSASAAKKGAGK
- a CDS encoding type 4a pilus biogenesis protein PilO → MKFFDELRSLDRNNIGGWSKSVKIFFTVLVFLIVMFLGWYLHVSDQQDSLANLASKEVSLKQEFTQKQAKAVNLEALQQQLDEMQDMLRQLLRQLPSKTEMPELLVDISQTALASGLEIQVFDPGTEQPKDFYAEEPINLKLVGTYHQFGNFISGVASLPRVVILTMHDVSLSTQLPIGANGEPPAGGQLVLEGTVKTYRYLEDEESGEAKPAKGKSKARGRK
- a CDS encoding pilus assembly protein PilP — protein: MSRLNAIRPAHVARLLLMLGAIVLLAGCTRGMSDLRDWVAQEKSKKGAPIPPLPVIKTFETFQYSDEGKRDPFSASTAELQPSGPSNGPRPDEGRPKEPLEMFALDSLKMVGTVGTGAGIEALVKDPGGVIHRVHVNEYMGQNYGRVTDIAEDHIDLVELVSNGNGGWMERSASIGLGDK
- the pilQ gene encoding type IV pilus secretin PilQ: MRQARRCLLTGLLMAAAVWAGDAVAATNTLKGISYDTLPGGRVELHMSFAGGPPQPRIFTTGNPPRIAVDFADTTNAAPRHLDIGKGSTSGVSAVSAGGRTRVVVELMRDASYETRVDGNDLVMTVNNGTAAQTTTTASAVDPTKALPSAMNGPSVSGIDFRRGPNGEGRVLVGFSGAGADVDMHREGGKLIVTMNHVKLPAEQAQRLDVLDFATPVQSITTRAGMGGGARMEIDVKGNVETSSYQTADQYVVEVAPKKDATSDGQAAKGQPPVYSGTRVTFNFQDIPVRAALQFIAEMSKKNLVVADSVGGSVTLRLVNVPWDQALDVILRAKGLDKRSDGNVIWIAPQQELANYEQNLAEARLKAEDTAELVTDYVPISYGKAADIAKLLTSGSKSGAGGGGGGNRGFLSPRGSVSYDERTNTLLLNETPDKIRELRELIAVLDRPVQQVLIESRIVVATDDFTRELGVKWGVQALHTTSGGNVITTAPQGGANGAASLAIERGNNNSGAGNASGVTTYQTGAGGFNVNLPAANPMGSFGLAILGANYLVDLELSAAQTEGRGEVISSPRVITANQQEAVIRQGQQIGYVTYQNSATGSAGSGTATVQFKDAVLELRVTPTITADSRVYLKINVKKDALAKFIDAPGSGQVPQIDTREINTSVLVDNGQTVVLGGIYEITKANTISKVPGLGDIPGLGALFRKTVKNNNKAELLIFVTPRILSETLQ
- a CDS encoding AAA family ATPase codes for the protein MDTPQTAVPNRLQQAFVHLREDLQREVIGQPHLIDCLLIALLADGHLLVEGAPGLAKTTAVKALAARIEADFHRVQFTPDLLPADLTGTDVFRPQAGSFEFERGPLFHNIVLADEINRAPAKVQSALLEAMAERQITVGRSTWRLPDLFLVMATQNPIEQEGTFALPEAQLDRFVMHVTIGYPDAASELAILKLAREQARRALHPAAPPRALLSQADVFAARDAALEVHVAPALEEYLAQLVLATRDAGRYGPELKRWIAWGASPRATIALDRCARAHAWLAGRDYALPEDVHGVVHEVLRHRVLLSYEAEAEGVRSDQIIDRLLDLVPLP
- a CDS encoding DUF58 domain-containing protein, which encodes MSAVPARADGDGRATVSLAELLALRTRVGRVRPLPLDSRAAHAGQQSSRLYGRGMDYAESRVYQPGDDVRRLDWRLTARSGELHTKLFQEEREGRLLILLDTHASMRFGTRVRFKSVQAARAAALAAWYAVRAGERVGAMAFGNGQHLLKPRGGARGAVALCGALADWDVDATAGGDGEPLSDALARAGRLHGASRVLLISDGLSCDEAARGRLREVTRHARVAVLVVADALERDLPPPGRYPFEHAGERREVSLEGMRQRSEFQHALGAGQARLVALAQSLGLRWRSIDTVADPLEAISALLGARSAR
- a CDS encoding DUF4381 family protein, whose product is MIRYLPAPQGPQLRDIHLPPAPPWWPPAPGWWLLAALVLGLLGVAAWLSLRARKRRQRRARILAEVDALANRHAADAQALAAGLHQLLRRVVRTRDPAAARLSGEAWRDALARVPVDAPTLERLLALEHAMYRPQPYDTHAMQEAVRRWLLAALAGQDRRTRRA
- a CDS encoding VWA domain-containing protein; its protein translation is MPEFAWPDFAWPWVALLLPLPWLLRRWLRPLPPGQALHLPHPGVALAAIERQPGRGKANWWLALAWLCLVAAAARPQWVGPPQAQQRSGRAMLLAIDLSGSMRTEDMHVAGQGVSRFEAVETIASDFIARRAGDELGLVLFGSRAFLVTPLTYDLDAVRAQLKGSAVGLAGTETAIGDAIAVAVKRLAGLPQQARVLVLLTDGVNNAGNIAPEQAAAAAKAAGVRIYTIGVGATRMRVPDFFGMRLVNPSADLDEAMLTKIAEETGGRFFRATDTHELAAAYRAIDALEPMPRHGPVLRPRHELFRVPLGASMLLLALALASRAGGRRERLA
- a CDS encoding VWA domain-containing protein, which produces MSEALHQFHFLRPLWLWLLLALPLLAWLATRGQGARAQLEQLVDPELLPHLLYGRAQRRRVPPALLGLGWLLAVLAFAGPSWSRVPQPLFADRAAQVVALSLSEHMLARDLTPSRLDRARYKVRDLFAANRGGLNGLIAYAGEAFVVAPLTSDANSLDDLLDALSPDTMPVEGDNAAAAIARGVALIRDAKVGGGSLVLVTDAAGPDALQAASQARADGVRVSVLGVGTTAGGPVPLAEGGFLRDASGEVAMAGRDDAALAAVAAAGGGSYVPMRADHADIDALQGQLRTVGTDPATGQTSAQWEDRGPWLLLPLLPLLALAFRRGWLLLLPLALVPLLVPTRAEAGTWQDLWQRRDQQAVQALREGQPKQALSLARDPALRGAAAYRAGDYEKAIDALQPIDTSDAQYNLGNALAKAGQYQDALAAYDRAIALDPANADALANRKAVQDWLRRQPPPHDPGADAQNQNGGKSSQSKQGQGDEQSSKDSQGNRRGEQQDGKQDNQGQQGQGQQQPNAQGSQDGARDGEKREQQSAAHPQTAQERAEQQARLARAGQALKQQMDRALRDKAGAKGGEHQLGALDKDDPQARLPAELRQALQRVPDDPGALLRRKFELEYRQRHGVANPEDLP